Proteins found in one Poecilia reticulata strain Guanapo linkage group LG15, Guppy_female_1.0+MT, whole genome shotgun sequence genomic segment:
- the fam149b1 gene encoding protein FAM149B1 isoform X5, with the protein MLFAESRARGGGEERRGLEPLNRREKRMISRYNRRPVSHKLEIRGLSRSSLDHHPLPEEADDIKASPRYLHDLQEAVSAHNSSQTSAASDHSDGPTVISVSPSQSWSGIHSSTGTGISTERSSVFSWGYDEFDKAASRQVQQMFDEIDKELYEGRGCGGGILQGLQDECQQWTTRFPHLRILGTQLLCPTDEGFQWYATPGTVSRASNPSTDRKSTVKSQGKEKGAAELNVQGRKAALIKEFNGPPNSEPSSYDQPRVIEVEGVMEEYLAFDSRDLNECHEECPESVRRHHCLPPVSPYRCRRQAVLDLLFDDVWRELVGWMKELVQRHWECCTSHDETLSGSLSPVQPDAPNPFMLLSSLPAALPKLGQSRVPPLTSGQQLQGVPISSEKSVLEAAGRTPAGAAATQHNLNDLIVIHSIPLQQRNLAVLERSQDPEERPSHRPVSSAVPSSRPRPRRALEQSSSSLSRQLQSARRRNPPPRNLLPLVPSLSQAGTGGYLDEVIRGTRLTTASDRLTSPLVALSRNTPLPPIGTGDGESSHPGLLLKPTQRQKGPSSRAHSALNDEAQSSVPRDRHHILDVFSRPNTTHTYRSDTPYRSSFTVLDNIGQGRPGRASVGTDSLGIGVTGVSLGISSSSFLDSYPHHLLGPSPIKDEEEPEPQSPVAAVAPVPSRSYTRSGISSRSSRPGL; encoded by the exons ATGCTGTTTGCAGAGAGTCGAGCGAGAGGAGGCGGGGAAGAGAGACGTGGTCTCGAGCCCTTGAACCGGAGAGAAAAGAGGATGATTTCACGGTACAACAGGAGACCAGTATCGCATAAACTTGAGAT TCGTGGTTTGTCTCGAAGCAGCCTCGATCACCACCCTCTCCCTGAAGAAGCAGACGATATCAAAGCCTCTCCGCGTTACCTCCATGACCTGCAGGAAGCCGTCTCTGCACACAACAG CTCGCAGACGTCTGCCGCCTCGGACCACTCCGACGGCCCAACCGTCATCTCAGTATCACCCAGCCAGTCCTGGTCCGGCATTCACAGCTCCACAGGAACCGGCATCTCCACAGAAAGGAGCTCCGTTTTCTCTTGGGGCTATGAT GAGTTTGACAAGGCGGCGTCGCGGCAGGTGCAGCAGATGTTTGATGAGATCGACAAGGAGCTGTATGAAGGGAGAGGCTGTGGGGGGGGGATACTCCAGGGGCTGCAGGACGAATGCCAGCAGTGGACCACACGCTTTCCACATCTTCG GATCCTGGGGACTCAGCTTTTGTGCCCCACCGACGAGGGCTTCCAGTGGTACGCCACTCCAGGGACAGTCAGTCGTGCCAGCAACCCGTCAACAGACAGAAAATCTACTGTGAAGAGCCAAGGCAAAGAGAAAGGGGCTGCAGa gtTGAATGTTCAGGGCAGGAAAGCTGCACTGATCAAAGAGTTCAATGGCCCTCCTAACAGCGAGCCTAGCAGCTACGACCAGCCGAGAGTGATTGAAGTGGAGGGTGTGATGGAGGAATATCTGGCTTTTGATAGCCGGGACTT GAATGAGTGTCACGAGGAATGTCCGGAGTCTGTCCGGCGGCATCACTGCCTGCCCCCGGTCTCACCGTACCGCTGCCGCCGGCAGGCTGTTCTCGACCTGCTGTTTGACGACGTCTGGCGGGAGCTGGTCGGCTGGATGAAAGAGCTGGTTCAACGTCACTGGGAGTGCTGCACCTCCC ATGACGAAACACTATCTGGGAGCCTGAGCCCTGTGCAGCCAGACGCTCCGAATCCTTTCATGCTGCTCTCCTCGCTGCCCGCCGCGCTTCCAAAACTCGGTCAGAGCCGAGTGCCACCGCTCACGTCTGGACAGCAGCTCCAG GGGGTGCCAATCAGTTCGGAGAAGTCTGTGCTTGAGGCA GCTGGCAGGACGCCTGCAGGGGCAGCGGCAACGCAGCACAACTTGAACGACCTCATCGTGATTCACAGCATCCCCCTGCAGCAGAGAAACCTGGCTGTGCTGGAGAGAAGCCA GGATCCGGAGGAGCGCCCGTCTCACAGGCCAGTCTCGAGCGCCGTCCCTTCCAGCAGACCTCGTCCTCGCAGAGCCCTGGAGCAGAGCTCTTCCTCTTTGTCCCGCCAACTGCAGTCAGCTCGCCGCCGAAACCCCCCTCCCCGAAACTTGCTGCCCCTTGTTCCGAGTTTGAGTCAGGCTGGGACAGGGGGATACCTGGACGAGGTCATCCGTGGGACACGACT aaccacagcCAGCGACCGATTAACATCTCCGCTGGTGGCCCTGAGCCGCAACACTCCCCTGCCCCCCATCGGAACCGGAGACGGCGAGTCGTCCCACCCAGGGCTGCTGTTGAAGCCCACACAG CGCCAGAAAGGTCCTTCCAGCCGCGCCCACAGCGCCTTAAACGACGAAGCTCAAAGTTCCGTACCGAGGGATCGTCACCACATACTAGACGTCTTCTCTCGTCCCAACACGACACACACGTACAGG TCAGACACTCCATACCGGAGTTCCTTCACTGTGCTGGACAACATCGGGCAGGGTCGGCCAGGAAGAGCCTCTGTAGGCACAG aCTCTCTGGGAATCGGTGTGACCGGTGTCAGTCTCGGCATCAGCAGCTCGTCTTTCTTGGACTCATATCCTCACCACCTGCTGGGGCCGTCGCCCATCAAAGACGAAGAAGAGCCCGAGCCTCAGAGCCCCGTCGCAG CAGTCGCTCCTGTTCCGTCTCGCTCCTACACCCGCAGCGGCATCTCATCCAGATCCAGCAGGCCTGGCTTGTAG
- the fam149b1 gene encoding protein FAM149B1 isoform X2, translating into MLFAESRARGGGEERRGLEPLNRREKRMISRYNRRPVSHKLEIRGLSRSSLDHHPLPEEADDIKASPRYLHDLQEAVSAHNSSQTSAASDHSDGPTVISVSPSQSWSGIHSSTGTGISTERSSVFSWGYDEFDKAASRQVQQMFDEIDKELYEGRGCGGGILQGLQDECQQWTTRFPHLRILGTQLLCPTDEGFQWYATPGTVSRASNPSTDRKSTVKSQGKEKGAAELNVQGRKAALIKEFNGPPNSEPSSYDQPRVIEVEGVMEEYLAFDSRDLNECHEECPESVRRHHCLPPVSPYRCRRQAVLDLLFDDVWRELVGWMKELVQRHWECCTSHDETLSGSLSPVQPDAPNPFMLLSSLPAALPKLGQSRVPPLTSGQQLQGVPISSEKSVLEAVSKAFSVGTSCVPQSFHSCLLLFTFSVCFSPFILKYFWTCCFCIFCLLNLDYSTCSTVSSLLSPYLLSFFERANPPSPRPSFLKNTKSRGSKHKSRWKSKKQKRPSAAGRTPAGAAATQHNLNDLIVIHSIPLQQRNLAVLERSQDPEERPSHRPVSSAVPSSRPRPRRALEQSSSSLSRQLQSARRRNPPPRNLLPLVPSLSQAGTGGYLDEVIRGTRLTTASDRLTSPLVALSRNTPLPPIGTGDGESSHPGLLLKPTQRQKGPSSRAHSALNDEAQSSVPRDRHHILDVFSRPNTTHTYRSDTPYRSSFTVLDNIGQGRPGRASVGTDSLGIGVTGVSLGISSSSFLDSYPHHLLGPSPIKDEEEPEPQSPVAVAPVPSRSYTRSGISSRSSRPGL; encoded by the exons ATGCTGTTTGCAGAGAGTCGAGCGAGAGGAGGCGGGGAAGAGAGACGTGGTCTCGAGCCCTTGAACCGGAGAGAAAAGAGGATGATTTCACGGTACAACAGGAGACCAGTATCGCATAAACTTGAGAT TCGTGGTTTGTCTCGAAGCAGCCTCGATCACCACCCTCTCCCTGAAGAAGCAGACGATATCAAAGCCTCTCCGCGTTACCTCCATGACCTGCAGGAAGCCGTCTCTGCACACAACAG CTCGCAGACGTCTGCCGCCTCGGACCACTCCGACGGCCCAACCGTCATCTCAGTATCACCCAGCCAGTCCTGGTCCGGCATTCACAGCTCCACAGGAACCGGCATCTCCACAGAAAGGAGCTCCGTTTTCTCTTGGGGCTATGAT GAGTTTGACAAGGCGGCGTCGCGGCAGGTGCAGCAGATGTTTGATGAGATCGACAAGGAGCTGTATGAAGGGAGAGGCTGTGGGGGGGGGATACTCCAGGGGCTGCAGGACGAATGCCAGCAGTGGACCACACGCTTTCCACATCTTCG GATCCTGGGGACTCAGCTTTTGTGCCCCACCGACGAGGGCTTCCAGTGGTACGCCACTCCAGGGACAGTCAGTCGTGCCAGCAACCCGTCAACAGACAGAAAATCTACTGTGAAGAGCCAAGGCAAAGAGAAAGGGGCTGCAGa gtTGAATGTTCAGGGCAGGAAAGCTGCACTGATCAAAGAGTTCAATGGCCCTCCTAACAGCGAGCCTAGCAGCTACGACCAGCCGAGAGTGATTGAAGTGGAGGGTGTGATGGAGGAATATCTGGCTTTTGATAGCCGGGACTT GAATGAGTGTCACGAGGAATGTCCGGAGTCTGTCCGGCGGCATCACTGCCTGCCCCCGGTCTCACCGTACCGCTGCCGCCGGCAGGCTGTTCTCGACCTGCTGTTTGACGACGTCTGGCGGGAGCTGGTCGGCTGGATGAAAGAGCTGGTTCAACGTCACTGGGAGTGCTGCACCTCCC ATGACGAAACACTATCTGGGAGCCTGAGCCCTGTGCAGCCAGACGCTCCGAATCCTTTCATGCTGCTCTCCTCGCTGCCCGCCGCGCTTCCAAAACTCGGTCAGAGCCGAGTGCCACCGCTCACGTCTGGACAGCAGCTCCAG GGGGTGCCAATCAGTTCGGAGAAGTCTGTGCTTGAGGCAGTAAGTAAAGCGTTTTCAGTCGGGACGTCTTGTGTTCCCCAGAGTTTTCATTCCTGCCTGTTGCTCTTCACTTTCTCAGTCTGTTTCAGTCCCTTTAttctaaagtatttttggacttgctgtttttgtatattttgccTTCTTAATTTGGATTACTCTACTTGCTCCACTGTTTCTTCTCTACTTTCGCCATATCTGCTGTCTTTCTTCGAACGTGCCAATCCTCCCTCCCCCCGTCCCTCTTTTCTAAAGAACACAAAGTCAAGGGGCTCAAAGCACAAGTCCAGATGGAAAtccaaaaagcagaaaaggccTTCAGCT GCTGGCAGGACGCCTGCAGGGGCAGCGGCAACGCAGCACAACTTGAACGACCTCATCGTGATTCACAGCATCCCCCTGCAGCAGAGAAACCTGGCTGTGCTGGAGAGAAGCCA GGATCCGGAGGAGCGCCCGTCTCACAGGCCAGTCTCGAGCGCCGTCCCTTCCAGCAGACCTCGTCCTCGCAGAGCCCTGGAGCAGAGCTCTTCCTCTTTGTCCCGCCAACTGCAGTCAGCTCGCCGCCGAAACCCCCCTCCCCGAAACTTGCTGCCCCTTGTTCCGAGTTTGAGTCAGGCTGGGACAGGGGGATACCTGGACGAGGTCATCCGTGGGACACGACT aaccacagcCAGCGACCGATTAACATCTCCGCTGGTGGCCCTGAGCCGCAACACTCCCCTGCCCCCCATCGGAACCGGAGACGGCGAGTCGTCCCACCCAGGGCTGCTGTTGAAGCCCACACAG CGCCAGAAAGGTCCTTCCAGCCGCGCCCACAGCGCCTTAAACGACGAAGCTCAAAGTTCCGTACCGAGGGATCGTCACCACATACTAGACGTCTTCTCTCGTCCCAACACGACACACACGTACAGG TCAGACACTCCATACCGGAGTTCCTTCACTGTGCTGGACAACATCGGGCAGGGTCGGCCAGGAAGAGCCTCTGTAGGCACAG aCTCTCTGGGAATCGGTGTGACCGGTGTCAGTCTCGGCATCAGCAGCTCGTCTTTCTTGGACTCATATCCTCACCACCTGCTGGGGCCGTCGCCCATCAAAGACGAAGAAGAGCCCGAGCCTCAGAGCCCCGTCGCAG TCGCTCCTGTTCCGTCTCGCTCCTACACCCGCAGCGGCATCTCATCCAGATCCAGCAGGCCTGGCTTGTAG
- the fam149b1 gene encoding protein FAM149B1 isoform X3 codes for MLFAESRARGGGEERRGLEPLNRREKRMISRYNRRPVSHKLEIRGLSRSSLDHHPLPEEADDIKASPRYLHDLQEAVSAHNSSQTSAASDHSDGPTVISVSPSQSWSGIHSSTGTGISTERSSVFSWGYDEFDKAASRQVQQMFDEIDKELYEGRGCGGGILQGLQDECQQWTTRFPHLRILGTQLLCPTDEGFQWYATPGTVSRASNPSTDRKSTVKSQGKEKGAAELNVQGRKAALIKEFNGPPNSEPSSYDQPRVIEVEGVMEEYLAFDSRDLNECHEECPESVRRHHCLPPVSPYRCRRQAVLDLLFDDVWRELVGWMKELVQRHWECCTSHDETLSGSLSPVQPDAPNPFMLLSSLPAALPKLGQSRVPPLTSGQQLQGVPISSEKSVLEANTKSRGSKHKSRWKSKKQKRPSAAGRTPAGAAATQHNLNDLIVIHSIPLQQRNLAVLERSQDPEERPSHRPVSSAVPSSRPRPRRALEQSSSSLSRQLQSARRRNPPPRNLLPLVPSLSQAGTGGYLDEVIRGTRLTTASDRLTSPLVALSRNTPLPPIGTGDGESSHPGLLLKPTQRQKGPSSRAHSALNDEAQSSVPRDRHHILDVFSRPNTTHTYRSDTPYRSSFTVLDNIGQGRPGRASVGTDSLGIGVTGVSLGISSSSFLDSYPHHLLGPSPIKDEEEPEPQSPVAAVAPVPSRSYTRSGISSRSSRPGL; via the exons ATGCTGTTTGCAGAGAGTCGAGCGAGAGGAGGCGGGGAAGAGAGACGTGGTCTCGAGCCCTTGAACCGGAGAGAAAAGAGGATGATTTCACGGTACAACAGGAGACCAGTATCGCATAAACTTGAGAT TCGTGGTTTGTCTCGAAGCAGCCTCGATCACCACCCTCTCCCTGAAGAAGCAGACGATATCAAAGCCTCTCCGCGTTACCTCCATGACCTGCAGGAAGCCGTCTCTGCACACAACAG CTCGCAGACGTCTGCCGCCTCGGACCACTCCGACGGCCCAACCGTCATCTCAGTATCACCCAGCCAGTCCTGGTCCGGCATTCACAGCTCCACAGGAACCGGCATCTCCACAGAAAGGAGCTCCGTTTTCTCTTGGGGCTATGAT GAGTTTGACAAGGCGGCGTCGCGGCAGGTGCAGCAGATGTTTGATGAGATCGACAAGGAGCTGTATGAAGGGAGAGGCTGTGGGGGGGGGATACTCCAGGGGCTGCAGGACGAATGCCAGCAGTGGACCACACGCTTTCCACATCTTCG GATCCTGGGGACTCAGCTTTTGTGCCCCACCGACGAGGGCTTCCAGTGGTACGCCACTCCAGGGACAGTCAGTCGTGCCAGCAACCCGTCAACAGACAGAAAATCTACTGTGAAGAGCCAAGGCAAAGAGAAAGGGGCTGCAGa gtTGAATGTTCAGGGCAGGAAAGCTGCACTGATCAAAGAGTTCAATGGCCCTCCTAACAGCGAGCCTAGCAGCTACGACCAGCCGAGAGTGATTGAAGTGGAGGGTGTGATGGAGGAATATCTGGCTTTTGATAGCCGGGACTT GAATGAGTGTCACGAGGAATGTCCGGAGTCTGTCCGGCGGCATCACTGCCTGCCCCCGGTCTCACCGTACCGCTGCCGCCGGCAGGCTGTTCTCGACCTGCTGTTTGACGACGTCTGGCGGGAGCTGGTCGGCTGGATGAAAGAGCTGGTTCAACGTCACTGGGAGTGCTGCACCTCCC ATGACGAAACACTATCTGGGAGCCTGAGCCCTGTGCAGCCAGACGCTCCGAATCCTTTCATGCTGCTCTCCTCGCTGCCCGCCGCGCTTCCAAAACTCGGTCAGAGCCGAGTGCCACCGCTCACGTCTGGACAGCAGCTCCAG GGGGTGCCAATCAGTTCGGAGAAGTCTGTGCTTGAGGCA AACACAAAGTCAAGGGGCTCAAAGCACAAGTCCAGATGGAAAtccaaaaagcagaaaaggccTTCAGCT GCTGGCAGGACGCCTGCAGGGGCAGCGGCAACGCAGCACAACTTGAACGACCTCATCGTGATTCACAGCATCCCCCTGCAGCAGAGAAACCTGGCTGTGCTGGAGAGAAGCCA GGATCCGGAGGAGCGCCCGTCTCACAGGCCAGTCTCGAGCGCCGTCCCTTCCAGCAGACCTCGTCCTCGCAGAGCCCTGGAGCAGAGCTCTTCCTCTTTGTCCCGCCAACTGCAGTCAGCTCGCCGCCGAAACCCCCCTCCCCGAAACTTGCTGCCCCTTGTTCCGAGTTTGAGTCAGGCTGGGACAGGGGGATACCTGGACGAGGTCATCCGTGGGACACGACT aaccacagcCAGCGACCGATTAACATCTCCGCTGGTGGCCCTGAGCCGCAACACTCCCCTGCCCCCCATCGGAACCGGAGACGGCGAGTCGTCCCACCCAGGGCTGCTGTTGAAGCCCACACAG CGCCAGAAAGGTCCTTCCAGCCGCGCCCACAGCGCCTTAAACGACGAAGCTCAAAGTTCCGTACCGAGGGATCGTCACCACATACTAGACGTCTTCTCTCGTCCCAACACGACACACACGTACAGG TCAGACACTCCATACCGGAGTTCCTTCACTGTGCTGGACAACATCGGGCAGGGTCGGCCAGGAAGAGCCTCTGTAGGCACAG aCTCTCTGGGAATCGGTGTGACCGGTGTCAGTCTCGGCATCAGCAGCTCGTCTTTCTTGGACTCATATCCTCACCACCTGCTGGGGCCGTCGCCCATCAAAGACGAAGAAGAGCCCGAGCCTCAGAGCCCCGTCGCAG CAGTCGCTCCTGTTCCGTCTCGCTCCTACACCCGCAGCGGCATCTCATCCAGATCCAGCAGGCCTGGCTTGTAG
- the fam149b1 gene encoding protein FAM149B1 isoform X1 yields the protein MLFAESRARGGGEERRGLEPLNRREKRMISRYNRRPVSHKLEIRGLSRSSLDHHPLPEEADDIKASPRYLHDLQEAVSAHNSSQTSAASDHSDGPTVISVSPSQSWSGIHSSTGTGISTERSSVFSWGYDEFDKAASRQVQQMFDEIDKELYEGRGCGGGILQGLQDECQQWTTRFPHLRILGTQLLCPTDEGFQWYATPGTVSRASNPSTDRKSTVKSQGKEKGAAELNVQGRKAALIKEFNGPPNSEPSSYDQPRVIEVEGVMEEYLAFDSRDLNECHEECPESVRRHHCLPPVSPYRCRRQAVLDLLFDDVWRELVGWMKELVQRHWECCTSHDETLSGSLSPVQPDAPNPFMLLSSLPAALPKLGQSRVPPLTSGQQLQGVPISSEKSVLEAVSKAFSVGTSCVPQSFHSCLLLFTFSVCFSPFILKYFWTCCFCIFCLLNLDYSTCSTVSSLLSPYLLSFFERANPPSPRPSFLKNTKSRGSKHKSRWKSKKQKRPSAAGRTPAGAAATQHNLNDLIVIHSIPLQQRNLAVLERSQDPEERPSHRPVSSAVPSSRPRPRRALEQSSSSLSRQLQSARRRNPPPRNLLPLVPSLSQAGTGGYLDEVIRGTRLTTASDRLTSPLVALSRNTPLPPIGTGDGESSHPGLLLKPTQRQKGPSSRAHSALNDEAQSSVPRDRHHILDVFSRPNTTHTYRSDTPYRSSFTVLDNIGQGRPGRASVGTDSLGIGVTGVSLGISSSSFLDSYPHHLLGPSPIKDEEEPEPQSPVAAVAPVPSRSYTRSGISSRSSRPGL from the exons ATGCTGTTTGCAGAGAGTCGAGCGAGAGGAGGCGGGGAAGAGAGACGTGGTCTCGAGCCCTTGAACCGGAGAGAAAAGAGGATGATTTCACGGTACAACAGGAGACCAGTATCGCATAAACTTGAGAT TCGTGGTTTGTCTCGAAGCAGCCTCGATCACCACCCTCTCCCTGAAGAAGCAGACGATATCAAAGCCTCTCCGCGTTACCTCCATGACCTGCAGGAAGCCGTCTCTGCACACAACAG CTCGCAGACGTCTGCCGCCTCGGACCACTCCGACGGCCCAACCGTCATCTCAGTATCACCCAGCCAGTCCTGGTCCGGCATTCACAGCTCCACAGGAACCGGCATCTCCACAGAAAGGAGCTCCGTTTTCTCTTGGGGCTATGAT GAGTTTGACAAGGCGGCGTCGCGGCAGGTGCAGCAGATGTTTGATGAGATCGACAAGGAGCTGTATGAAGGGAGAGGCTGTGGGGGGGGGATACTCCAGGGGCTGCAGGACGAATGCCAGCAGTGGACCACACGCTTTCCACATCTTCG GATCCTGGGGACTCAGCTTTTGTGCCCCACCGACGAGGGCTTCCAGTGGTACGCCACTCCAGGGACAGTCAGTCGTGCCAGCAACCCGTCAACAGACAGAAAATCTACTGTGAAGAGCCAAGGCAAAGAGAAAGGGGCTGCAGa gtTGAATGTTCAGGGCAGGAAAGCTGCACTGATCAAAGAGTTCAATGGCCCTCCTAACAGCGAGCCTAGCAGCTACGACCAGCCGAGAGTGATTGAAGTGGAGGGTGTGATGGAGGAATATCTGGCTTTTGATAGCCGGGACTT GAATGAGTGTCACGAGGAATGTCCGGAGTCTGTCCGGCGGCATCACTGCCTGCCCCCGGTCTCACCGTACCGCTGCCGCCGGCAGGCTGTTCTCGACCTGCTGTTTGACGACGTCTGGCGGGAGCTGGTCGGCTGGATGAAAGAGCTGGTTCAACGTCACTGGGAGTGCTGCACCTCCC ATGACGAAACACTATCTGGGAGCCTGAGCCCTGTGCAGCCAGACGCTCCGAATCCTTTCATGCTGCTCTCCTCGCTGCCCGCCGCGCTTCCAAAACTCGGTCAGAGCCGAGTGCCACCGCTCACGTCTGGACAGCAGCTCCAG GGGGTGCCAATCAGTTCGGAGAAGTCTGTGCTTGAGGCAGTAAGTAAAGCGTTTTCAGTCGGGACGTCTTGTGTTCCCCAGAGTTTTCATTCCTGCCTGTTGCTCTTCACTTTCTCAGTCTGTTTCAGTCCCTTTAttctaaagtatttttggacttgctgtttttgtatattttgccTTCTTAATTTGGATTACTCTACTTGCTCCACTGTTTCTTCTCTACTTTCGCCATATCTGCTGTCTTTCTTCGAACGTGCCAATCCTCCCTCCCCCCGTCCCTCTTTTCTAAAGAACACAAAGTCAAGGGGCTCAAAGCACAAGTCCAGATGGAAAtccaaaaagcagaaaaggccTTCAGCT GCTGGCAGGACGCCTGCAGGGGCAGCGGCAACGCAGCACAACTTGAACGACCTCATCGTGATTCACAGCATCCCCCTGCAGCAGAGAAACCTGGCTGTGCTGGAGAGAAGCCA GGATCCGGAGGAGCGCCCGTCTCACAGGCCAGTCTCGAGCGCCGTCCCTTCCAGCAGACCTCGTCCTCGCAGAGCCCTGGAGCAGAGCTCTTCCTCTTTGTCCCGCCAACTGCAGTCAGCTCGCCGCCGAAACCCCCCTCCCCGAAACTTGCTGCCCCTTGTTCCGAGTTTGAGTCAGGCTGGGACAGGGGGATACCTGGACGAGGTCATCCGTGGGACACGACT aaccacagcCAGCGACCGATTAACATCTCCGCTGGTGGCCCTGAGCCGCAACACTCCCCTGCCCCCCATCGGAACCGGAGACGGCGAGTCGTCCCACCCAGGGCTGCTGTTGAAGCCCACACAG CGCCAGAAAGGTCCTTCCAGCCGCGCCCACAGCGCCTTAAACGACGAAGCTCAAAGTTCCGTACCGAGGGATCGTCACCACATACTAGACGTCTTCTCTCGTCCCAACACGACACACACGTACAGG TCAGACACTCCATACCGGAGTTCCTTCACTGTGCTGGACAACATCGGGCAGGGTCGGCCAGGAAGAGCCTCTGTAGGCACAG aCTCTCTGGGAATCGGTGTGACCGGTGTCAGTCTCGGCATCAGCAGCTCGTCTTTCTTGGACTCATATCCTCACCACCTGCTGGGGCCGTCGCCCATCAAAGACGAAGAAGAGCCCGAGCCTCAGAGCCCCGTCGCAG CAGTCGCTCCTGTTCCGTCTCGCTCCTACACCCGCAGCGGCATCTCATCCAGATCCAGCAGGCCTGGCTTGTAG